The Dermacentor silvarum isolate Dsil-2018 chromosome 7, BIME_Dsil_1.4, whole genome shotgun sequence genomic sequence tctTCACGTAGTTTCTAGCACGGTCGAAAACGAATAAATTTAGCTCGTTTTCAGATTACTCTTAAATGTGTTGTCTGTTTACAATTGTTTACAATGTTTGTTTACCATAGTTTACAATGTGTCAATACTCAAATTTTTAAATGCCGTCCGTGTCCACTAGATTCATTCAGATGGTATAAAGATCTGGCAAATGTCATCCCTAGTTTTATAAGCAAGTTATAGATCTATAAGCCGCTGAGTTGCTTTGCTGCGTTTAGTATAGCTGAAGATTTTACCGCTTACTAACAAAAGCATGTGCAAAAACGAGCATACGGGCGGACTTGACGAATTGTAGCAGCCATTGCATATCAATAGCCTTACCGATGTTACAGTAAGTAACAGCTAACGTCTGACTATAAGGAATAAAAGACCGTGCCCGGTTTGACATCAATCTAGGTTATAGATGAAAATTCAAAATTCTGGCAATATAGAACAGTTTCATGGGACACTTTTCTGTTGTCCTCATCTTACGTGAGAACAGAGCTAAGCGCAAGTGAAGAAACTACAAGGTTGCTCAGTATTCGATCGTATTGCCGCAGGGATTTCTAAGTCAGGAAAGGAATAAACATGGAACGTGTCGTTGAAGTGGACCTGACATAACAcatcagcgttttactcaaaatATGAAGCTGTACATACTGTTTAATTTATTCATTATCTAGGAGGCTTGAAAGCATTCGAACCCTGCTTGCAAGGGCTGTTCATACACCTATTTTCCTAAAGTACTAAGCAGGCAATGACCTGAAAATGTTACCTTGAATGTGACCGTAACCCTCGCACTTGCATAGGTCCCAATAGATCCTTGCTGTCCACCACATGTCTTCCAAGGCATGAAAGCTTCCATAAGGCGATCGTCGGTGGCGAGGTCTACTTGAACAAGCCTGGTGCCGTTGCGGCAGTAGCTCAATACAGGGCCGTATGGTCTCAAGTTGTCCAAGCCTTTGTACACAATGGTCCCGAGGAAAACGCCAGGTATGACTTCCTCCGGTTTTCGGTCAGGCTGTGAGTACTCTGGTGGCAGCTCTTTGATGACCGCATCAACCTCTTGGTAGAGGTCGATACCAGAAAAATCACAGTCGTTGGCATCTTCTGCAGAACGTGAACATGGGTGGAAATTTTCCTCGTTATATTTTGAACAGTTCAGAAAACCAAGATATTTGTAAACCACATTCATATGCAACTTTAAACGACCAGTAGTTGGCGCATTATTTTATTCCAATGAGATTCGTTTTTGTTATTGAGTGGATATTCCAGTGGATtaatgagaaataaatttattgTATGTGTTAACGCCTGTCGTGAATATAACTAG encodes the following:
- the LOC119459548 gene encoding uncharacterized protein LOC119459548, with amino-acid sequence MNMRTATLLLHVCIGFAVAVPQPSALSEDANDCDFSGIDLYQEVDAVIKELPPEYSQPDRKPEEVIPGVFLGTIVYKGLDNLRPYGPVLSYCRNGTRLVQVDLATDDRLMEAFMPWKTCGGQQGSIGTYASARVTVTFKVVDTSTAEPSVKNQVNLDHHSGPTPVSVHAVSVYLRGAGDTVGSAVEIASKLFPQLPKEFWLDMVTWRLRTVLKEIIWKLSLGI